The following proteins are co-located in the Micromonospora viridifaciens genome:
- the tnpB gene encoding IS607 family element RNA-guided endonuclease TnpB, which produces MKKFEPRPGFVVQAFRFALDPNVTQGQRLRSHCGAARAAYNWAVSWVMASWWQRKAEASYGIAEQELTPWRPWSLLALRKVFNEVKKTDPRFAGWWEENSKEAYGTGLANAAAAFDNYAKSKRGQRKGRRVGMPRRKSKHTARLACRFTTGAIRVEPDRRHVTLPRLGTIRTHESTRKLQRRIGNGTARILSATVRFERGRWFVSFQVEIQRAADRVPAFPDVVAGVDLGVKCLAVIADSQGGVRFVPNPAHYDSALKHLKRLSRRVSRRRGPDRRTGQKPSRRWAIANAERNRVHHRVANLRADGLHKLTTEITAEYGTVVVEDLNVAGMLRNRRLARRVADAGFAEIRRQTAYKTGWTGGTHVVADRWYPSSKTCSNCRAVKAKLPLHVRVFTCDACDLVIDRDENAARNLAALATAVTTGTGVAGDPGVQTPKPRGADHKTRTTTRSRKATGGRAGGATLPHQQQKETRDRHQDTETQPALR; this is translated from the coding sequence GTGAAGAAGTTCGAGCCGCGTCCTGGTTTCGTGGTGCAGGCGTTCCGGTTCGCGTTGGATCCGAACGTCACGCAGGGGCAGCGGCTGCGGTCGCATTGTGGTGCGGCTCGCGCCGCCTACAACTGGGCCGTCTCGTGGGTGATGGCGTCGTGGTGGCAGCGGAAGGCGGAGGCGTCGTACGGCATCGCCGAGCAGGAGTTGACGCCGTGGCGGCCGTGGTCGCTGCTGGCGTTGCGGAAGGTGTTCAACGAGGTCAAGAAAACCGATCCGCGTTTCGCTGGCTGGTGGGAGGAGAACTCCAAGGAGGCGTACGGCACGGGCCTGGCGAACGCGGCGGCGGCGTTCGACAACTACGCAAAGTCCAAGCGCGGGCAGCGTAAAGGCAGGCGGGTGGGCATGCCCCGGCGGAAGTCCAAACACACTGCCCGGCTTGCTTGCCGGTTCACCACCGGCGCCATTCGCGTGGAGCCGGACCGCCGGCATGTGACCCTGCCGCGGCTCGGGACGATCCGCACCCACGAGTCCACCCGCAAGCTGCAACGCCGTATCGGCAACGGTACCGCCCGGATCCTGTCGGCGACGGTCAGGTTCGAGCGGGGCCGGTGGTTCGTCTCCTTCCAGGTCGAGATCCAGCGTGCCGCCGACCGCGTTCCGGCGTTCCCGGACGTGGTGGCGGGTGTGGATCTGGGCGTGAAGTGTCTCGCGGTGATCGCCGACAGTCAGGGCGGGGTGCGGTTCGTGCCGAACCCGGCGCACTACGACAGCGCGCTCAAGCACCTCAAGCGGCTGTCCCGCCGGGTTTCCCGCCGCCGCGGGCCGGACCGGCGCACCGGGCAGAAGCCGTCCAGGCGGTGGGCGATCGCGAACGCCGAGCGCAACCGGGTGCACCATCGGGTGGCGAATCTGCGCGCTGACGGCCTGCACAAACTCACCACCGAGATCACCGCCGAGTACGGCACTGTGGTGGTCGAAGACCTCAACGTGGCCGGCATGCTCCGCAACCGACGCCTGGCCCGCCGTGTCGCCGACGCCGGATTCGCAGAGATCCGCCGCCAGACCGCCTACAAGACCGGCTGGACCGGCGGCACCCACGTGGTCGCTGACCGCTGGTACCCGTCTTCCAAAACCTGCTCGAACTGCCGCGCGGTGAAAGCCAAACTGCCGCTGCACGTCCGAGTGTTCACCTGCGACGCCTGCGACCTGGTCATCGACCGGGACGAGAACGCAGCCCGCAACCTCGCCGCCCTCGCGACGGCAGTAACAACGGGTACCGGAGTGGCCGGAGACCCGGGCGTGCAAACGCCGAAACCGCGTGGAGCCGACCACAAGACCCGCACCACCACCCGCAGCCGCAAGGCCACGGGTGGGCGGGCAGGTGGCGCAACCCTGCCGCACCAACAGCAGAAGGAAACGCGAGACCGTCATCAGGACACCGAAACGCAACCCGCGCTCCGGTGA
- a CDS encoding Gfo/Idh/MocA family protein encodes MSRKPVGVAILGAAHMGHAWAYSRALTESPNACVVGLYDPEPEHTRWIHQDFGVPLTGDAEALLASPEVDAVLVCSANDEHRVHVELAAAHGKHVLCEKPIATTVEDGEAMVAACAAAGVQLHLPFVSRFLPMVERARTAVRDGRLGDLIGLVGGNRGRPPLPPAYPGWITDPVAAGGGALIDHSVHVTDVMRHVSGLEVTEVSAEAGSLLWNLDVEDVAVVSLRLENGAVGSIDPSWSVPANHPHDYDFYLRLVGTEGSLEITDGAEALNVISAREGGPRGLRQASFAEDADRAMIEAFLASVRAGVIEDPCATGQDGVRALEVALAGYRSSNLGQVVKLR; translated from the coding sequence TTGAGCCGCAAGCCGGTCGGCGTCGCGATCCTCGGCGCCGCGCACATGGGCCACGCGTGGGCCTACTCGCGGGCGCTCACCGAGTCGCCGAACGCCTGCGTCGTGGGCCTGTACGACCCCGAGCCCGAGCACACCCGCTGGATCCACCAGGATTTCGGCGTACCACTCACCGGCGACGCCGAGGCGCTGCTGGCCTCGCCCGAGGTGGACGCCGTGCTGGTGTGCAGCGCCAACGACGAGCACCGCGTCCACGTCGAGCTCGCCGCCGCCCACGGCAAGCACGTCCTGTGCGAGAAACCGATCGCCACGACGGTCGAGGACGGCGAGGCGATGGTCGCCGCCTGCGCGGCCGCGGGCGTGCAGCTGCACCTGCCGTTCGTGTCCCGCTTCCTGCCCATGGTCGAGCGGGCGCGTACGGCGGTCCGCGACGGCCGGTTGGGCGATCTGATCGGCCTGGTCGGTGGCAACCGCGGCCGCCCGCCGCTGCCCCCGGCGTACCCCGGCTGGATCACCGACCCGGTGGCCGCCGGCGGAGGTGCACTCATCGACCACTCCGTCCACGTCACCGACGTGATGCGGCACGTCAGCGGGCTCGAGGTGACCGAGGTGTCGGCCGAGGCCGGGTCGCTGCTCTGGAACCTCGACGTCGAGGACGTCGCGGTGGTCTCGTTGCGCCTGGAGAACGGCGCGGTCGGCAGCATCGACCCGAGCTGGTCGGTGCCGGCGAACCACCCGCACGACTACGATTTCTACCTCCGCCTGGTCGGCACCGAGGGCTCGCTGGAGATCACCGACGGGGCCGAGGCGCTGAACGTCATCAGCGCGCGCGAGGGCGGTCCGCGGGGCCTGCGTCAGGCGTCGTTCGCCGAGGACGCCGATCGGGCGATGATCGAGGCGTTCCTCGCGTCGGTGCGCGCAGGCGTGATTGAGGACCCGTGTGCGACGGGGCAGGACGGCGTGCGCGCCCTGGAGGTCGCGCTGGCGGGCTACCGTTCCTCGAATCTGGGGCAGGTCGTCAAGCTCCGATAG
- a CDS encoding amidohydrolase family protein produces the protein MADLLDQPIAEAAAPSRYRLVDCDAHPITKSGLGELRPFLSQAAQRRLGLDERRNLTTIGHREAVSIPRNMLYLNPAGVLRDDARAPDGSAPGADPAFTAQQLLDGNGIDRAVLIGGEVLGLGAMPDPDAAAMIASAYNQWLATTWFDADDRYRGYIVVGAQDPVLAAQEIRRAAEDERFVGVLLPLTGILMGLRHYYPIYEAAHEVGIPVAVHPNSGEGIFRTSPPMAGGTPTYYVEWHSGLSQVFQANVISLVCHGVFERFPNLKVILTEGGLGWIPDVMWRLDKNVKGLRDEVPWVRRLPSEYVVDHVRFTTQPLPEPKRRHHLHVLCEIARADRTLMFSSDYPHWDFDDPRHALASLPSAIRQRVSSDNAVETYGDRL, from the coding sequence ATGGCCGACCTGCTCGACCAGCCCATCGCCGAGGCGGCCGCACCGAGCCGGTACCGACTCGTCGACTGCGACGCCCACCCGATCACCAAGAGCGGCCTCGGGGAGCTCCGGCCGTTCCTGTCCCAGGCCGCGCAGCGTCGCCTGGGCCTCGACGAGCGCCGTAACCTCACCACGATCGGGCACCGCGAGGCGGTGTCGATCCCGCGGAACATGCTCTACCTCAACCCGGCCGGGGTGCTCCGCGACGACGCCCGCGCGCCGGACGGGTCCGCGCCGGGCGCCGACCCGGCCTTCACGGCGCAACAGCTGCTCGACGGCAACGGCATCGACCGTGCGGTGCTCATCGGCGGCGAGGTGCTCGGGCTCGGGGCCATGCCCGACCCGGATGCCGCAGCTATGATCGCCTCGGCGTACAACCAGTGGCTGGCCACGACTTGGTTCGATGCCGACGACCGGTACCGCGGCTACATCGTGGTCGGTGCGCAGGACCCGGTGCTGGCGGCCCAGGAGATCCGGCGCGCGGCCGAGGACGAGCGCTTCGTCGGCGTGCTGCTGCCGCTCACCGGCATCCTGATGGGGCTGCGGCACTATTACCCGATCTACGAGGCCGCGCACGAGGTAGGCATTCCGGTCGCCGTCCACCCCAATTCGGGCGAAGGCATCTTCCGCACCTCGCCGCCGATGGCAGGCGGGACGCCGACGTACTACGTCGAGTGGCACAGCGGGCTCAGCCAGGTGTTCCAGGCGAACGTGATCAGCCTCGTCTGCCACGGGGTCTTCGAGCGCTTCCCGAACCTCAAGGTGATCCTCACCGAGGGCGGGCTGGGCTGGATCCCCGACGTGATGTGGCGGCTCGACAAGAACGTCAAGGGCCTGCGCGACGAGGTGCCGTGGGTGAGACGACTGCCCAGCGAGTACGTCGTGGATCACGTCCGGTTCACGACGCAGCCACTCCCTGAGCCGAAGCGCCGTCACCACCTGCACGTGCTCTGCGAGATCGCTCGCGCGGACCGTACCCTGATGTTCAGCTCCGACTACCCGCACTGGGACTTCGACGACCCGCGGCACGCTCTGGCGTCGCTGCCGTCGGCGATCAGGCAGCGGGTGAGCAGCGACAACGCCGTGGAGACCTACGGCGACCGACTGTGA
- a CDS encoding zinc ribbon domain-containing protein → MGCAAFRCVACGHQDHADVNAAKNILAAGLAVTGRGDLAVGRSVKRQPPARLAA, encoded by the coding sequence ATGGGATGCGCGGCCTTCCGGTGCGTCGCCTGCGGACACCAGGACCACGCTGACGTGAACGCGGCCAAGAACATACTCGCCGCCGGGCTGGCGGTAACCGGGCGTGGAGACCTCGCCGTAGGGCGGTCCGTGAAGCGCCAACCACCCGCGAGGCTCGCGGCATGA
- a CDS encoding Rieske (2Fe-2S) protein, translating to MEVRVGSVEEVRRDGCRIVEVNGQPVGVISIGEEFFAITDRCPHMGASMCAGSLSGTFVASEPHEYVYGKAGRVIRCPWHGWEFDLESGRSLLEPKRFGLKTYRVTQLDGEVVLHV from the coding sequence ATGGAAGTTCGGGTCGGCAGCGTCGAGGAGGTGCGCCGGGACGGGTGCAGGATCGTCGAGGTGAACGGGCAGCCGGTCGGCGTCATCAGCATCGGCGAGGAGTTCTTTGCGATCACCGACAGGTGCCCGCACATGGGTGCGTCGATGTGCGCGGGCTCGCTGAGCGGTACCTTCGTCGCCTCCGAGCCGCACGAGTACGTCTACGGCAAGGCCGGCCGGGTGATCCGCTGCCCCTGGCACGGCTGGGAGTTCGACCTCGAGAGCGGCCGATCGCTCCTGGAGCCGAAGCGCTTCGGACTCAAGACCTACCGGGTCACCCAGCTGGACGGCGAGGTCGTGCTGCACGTGTAA
- a CDS encoding endo-1,4-beta-xylanase produces the protein MLLGGGASQFMNMRVAWAAPTGNLYQAALAKGIRYGSSAATWQVQPDPDYAALYARESGMLLTEDDLLWYRLKPTQSSPLDFSYGDQIVSFAAGNAQPVLAAHLVWDEGLGDGWEPDALYNLSTQDARDLLFGTIQQEVTHYAGQVMAWVVANEVTDGRRKDANGFWTVEPWYQTIGPTFVEEAFNLAHQCDPNALLLIDEFGFETGSNAAARRTSMLKAIDYLQSKNVPVHVLGIQAHLNANGFSRNFDKAAYRTFLSDVAARGLSIFITEMDVQDDGLKADIPSRDAGVADVYSQYLSVALQEPAVKVVLNFGLSDRYTWLQEDFPRKDGAARRPLPFDENLQPKPAYTAILQAFQNAPARTPL, from the coding sequence GTGCTGCTGGGTGGCGGTGCGTCGCAGTTCATGAACATGAGAGTGGCTTGGGCGGCACCGACAGGCAATCTGTATCAGGCAGCGCTGGCCAAGGGGATCCGGTACGGCTCCTCGGCCGCGACGTGGCAGGTGCAGCCGGACCCCGACTACGCGGCGCTGTATGCGCGCGAGAGTGGGATGCTGCTCACCGAGGACGACCTGCTGTGGTATCGACTCAAGCCGACGCAGAGCTCGCCCCTGGACTTCAGCTACGGCGATCAGATCGTGTCGTTCGCCGCCGGCAACGCTCAGCCGGTGCTCGCGGCGCACCTGGTCTGGGACGAAGGACTGGGTGACGGGTGGGAGCCGGACGCCCTTTACAACCTCAGCACCCAGGATGCGCGCGACCTTCTGTTCGGGACGATCCAGCAGGAGGTCACGCACTATGCCGGCCAGGTGATGGCCTGGGTGGTGGCCAATGAGGTGACCGACGGGCGGCGCAAGGACGCCAACGGGTTCTGGACGGTCGAGCCCTGGTACCAGACGATCGGGCCGACCTTCGTCGAGGAGGCGTTCAACCTCGCCCACCAGTGTGACCCGAACGCTCTGCTCCTGATCGACGAGTTCGGATTCGAGACCGGGTCGAACGCGGCGGCTCGGCGGACGTCGATGCTCAAGGCCATCGACTATCTGCAGAGCAAGAACGTCCCGGTGCACGTGCTGGGGATCCAGGCACACCTGAATGCGAACGGGTTCAGCCGGAATTTCGATAAGGCGGCCTACCGGACCTTCCTGTCGGACGTCGCGGCGCGGGGGTTGTCCATCTTCATCACCGAGATGGATGTTCAGGACGACGGCCTGAAGGCCGACATCCCCAGTCGCGACGCGGGCGTGGCGGACGTGTACTCGCAGTATCTGTCCGTGGCCCTCCAGGAGCCCGCGGTTAAGGTCGTGCTCAACTTCGGGCTGAGCGACCGCTACACGTGGTTGCAGGAGGACTTCCCGCGCAAGGATGGAGCCGCGCGCCGGCCGCTGCCCTTCGACGAGAACCTCCAGCCGAAGCCGGCCTACACCGCGATCCTGCAGGCCTTCCAGAACGCTCCGGCACGCACACCACTCTGA
- a CDS encoding Gfo/Idh/MocA family protein, translating into MERGGWLADPATSGGPLLDQAVHSFDYARWVIGSPAVRVHCMAADSGAGALTYTLTTVRYENGAIAHIECSWAHPASRGFKLRAEITGTEGRLSWDYDHMMAGVLHAHEGDTEWWDVLGDREFTHELSAFFQACRDGGPPPVPAVEAVESLRTALAALESARTGQTIDLTTWELC; encoded by the coding sequence GTGGAGCGAGGGGGATGGCTCGCCGACCCCGCGACATCCGGTGGGCCGCTGCTCGACCAGGCCGTGCACAGCTTCGACTACGCCCGGTGGGTTATCGGCAGTCCCGCCGTACGCGTGCACTGCATGGCGGCCGACAGCGGCGCGGGCGCGCTGACCTACACCCTGACGACGGTCCGCTACGAGAACGGCGCCATCGCGCACATCGAGTGCAGCTGGGCCCACCCGGCCTCGCGCGGCTTCAAGCTCCGGGCGGAGATCACCGGCACCGAGGGCCGGCTGTCGTGGGACTACGACCACATGATGGCCGGCGTACTGCACGCCCACGAGGGTGACACGGAGTGGTGGGACGTGCTCGGCGACCGCGAGTTCACCCACGAGCTGAGCGCGTTCTTCCAGGCGTGCCGCGACGGCGGACCCCCGCCGGTGCCCGCCGTCGAGGCGGTCGAGTCGCTGCGCACGGCACTCGCCGCCCTCGAATCGGCCCGCACCGGCCAGACGATCGACCTGACCACCTGGGAGCTTTGTTGA